The Limosilactobacillus panis DNA segment AATGGCGGTCAGAACTAAAGGCAGTGGGGGTGAAGCCTAATGATTATCAATTTATCTCCCGCCAAAAGCTGGTAGAACTGCCTGATAAACAATTACGAGAGGCAAATTATACCTTAATGGTGATTGATGAGGCACACCTTGGCTTCAAAAATAACAACACTAAGGCCTACCGCAAAGTAGCCATGATGAAGCAGGCCAACCCAAAAATGAAGGGCTTGATGATGACAGCAACTCCTTGGAATAACCAGCGGGAAGATGTTATCAATATTGGATCATTGTTCTTAAACATTGATGCTATCCCGAATGACCGCCTATACAAGCAATACTTTCTTTTGTCCCCAAATGTAGTGTCAAATAAGGTAGTCAAACGGTTAGCAGCCGATGATAGGGCCTTTGAGGAATTCTGGAATGATATTTACTTGCAGCGAACTCGGAAGACTTACGGTGGCCAAGGAGCACGATTTCCACACCGGAACTTTCCAAGCGTTGATATTCAATACGAACCACGGAAAAACCAAATTTTTGCGGATAACTTCCAGATTATTGAGCAACTGAAGTTCCCTTATCAGGACCCCATCAAATACATTGATGATAGCAAAGAAGAACTTGGTGCCAAACAGTTGAAGATGATGCTTCTGAAGCGGGCTGATTCAAGCTGGGAAGCCTTTGCCAATTCTTTGCAGCATATTGTTGATAAGTTGGAGCAGCTTAAGAGCCTGCATCTGGACCAGTTTGCCCAGCTCAAAGGGCACGGTCTCCTGGAACACTACAAAGCTTATCTGGGAGTGGCCTATCATCTAACCGAGTATCAATTCAAGAACATCGGCGCTTTCGATGCATTGGATGAGACACAGGGCGCAGTTAAAAGTGCTGACCAGAGCATGCAGGCCAAGGTCCGTCAGCACCAATATTTAGAAAAAATTACTGCCCAGGTCGAAGGTATTAAGCTCCCCCAAGCTAAAAAAGCAGTTGCTCAGATGACAGCCGACTGTGACCGGGATTTAGACACTTTGAAGTCTTTGATTAGCAACTTGAAGGCAGCTTATAGCAAGATTGACGAGAAGGTTGATAAGATTATTCAGTGTGTCGATGAAGAGCATCAAAAGGGCCACAAGGTTCTCCTAATCTCGCAATTTGCGGATACGGTTCGGTATTACTATGAGCGTCTGTATCAGCATTATAACGGCTCCAAAGTCACGTTCCCGATGGGTATGATTACCGGCGGCATTAACAAAGGTAACGGAGAAACAAATGCTATGCTAAACCAGAAGAGCTCCAATAAGGCAGATGTTCTAGTTCACTTCTCACCTATCTCAAAGAAGAGGCCGGAATTAATCAAAGAAGGCAAGACGATTGACCTGGTAGTGGGGACAGATACTGTTTCAACCGGACAAAACCTACAAGATGCCGTAACCTTGATGAATATTGACCTGCCATACAATCCGATGACACTTGAACAGCGGATCGGACGTATTGACCGGCCTTTGCCAGAAAGTAGTGATAAGGACCAGATCTACATCTACACGTTTCCTATTTACGAGTCCATTAACTCACAACTGAAAATGCTAAAGCGGTTAGGAAATAAAATGGCTGGCGTGCTTAATGACACCGAGTTTGATAACGTGGTGCTGCCTCAATACGAAGGCTACTTGAAGGCCAGTCAGGCTAAGAAGCATAACGCTGTTAAGTCGATGCTTGATCAGACTGAGAAACAATTGATGAATCATACAAAATTCTCTTCTGAAAAGCATTCCGAGGCTTATCAAATGGCTAACCGACGTATGTACAACTTCAAGGTTAATCAGATTAAGCCACAAAAACACCCTCTGCTACCTACATATAGTTTCTCTGACAATTCTGAGCAATTTTCCGTAGTAGTTATGGAAATTAACTATAAGGACGTTAATGGTGCACAAATAAGCCGTGAGAGAGTGCTGGTGAATGCGGATAAGGGAGAAGAAATAGGCATCATTGACGCTGAAAAGAATCTTAATGAGGCCATCAATCATGACTGGCATAACTCACAAGCTCTTTCTATATCGGTTGCATCAGCCAAAACTCAAAGTATCCAAGAAGGACTTGGACAGGTCAAAAAACGGCTGGTTGAGCGCTTAAACAAACAACGAGAATTTTTTGATGAGAACTCCCGGAGTCTTACGAACAGTACGGCTATTCGGGCAGCCAAGAATCTTCGAGAGAGCGCAAGCAAGAATGAAAATATGGTTTTGCAAAAGCTCCAGTCTGTGAACGTTGAACCAAGACAATTTGGGGACATTATCCAGTACATCCAAACAATCGACAAGGATGATGACCTCTTCCCAATAGTTAAAGAAATTGCCGGGAATGCAGATGTGTTCTGGATGAACATCAAAGACTACATTGAGTTCTTCAATCCTGACCAGATCAAAGAAATGGAGCGGGTGGGGAAGAACATTAGACGAGTAGATCAACGGAAAGCTGACCTTAACCAGACAGATTATCGCGTATTGACAGGCAACCTGGTTTTACCATACAAGTAGAAACTAATAAAATAGCGAATTTAATGAGTATAATGGAAAAAGCAACTCTGTACTTAATTCGAGTGGGAATAATTGAAAGATTAATCCACAATTCAGTTTTGCATTGATAGACTTACACCGACTATCGTTTTAACAGGATATTTATAAAACTGATATTTTATATAATCAAAGGGGCTGTGACATAAGTCCCAAATAATTGGAGTTAGATGAAATTTTCGGATTTCATTTAACTCCATTTTCCTTTAAAATATTAGTAAAAGAAAAGACATCGACTTGACCGTCGATGCCTCCAAAATACCCTCGAAAGGATACAAAAACATTGGAACCTGATTATAACATGAATCAACTTAGTTTGAACATACCTACTGCTTATGAACCTGAGTTAAATCATCCAGCACGTTATATTAATCGGCTGGTTGAAAGCTTAGCGCTGCGGCGACCCAATATTATGGGTCGACCAAGAGAGTATGATCCACGAATGCTGTTAAAGTTAGTTTTACTGGCTTACAGCTATGGTATCATTTCCTCTAGGAAAATTGAACGCTTTGCTCGTGAAAACATTGTTGCGATGTGGTTGACTCAAGAACAGCGTCCAGCCTACCGCACCATTGCTCGCTTCATTGTCTCCCAAGAATTGGAAGATATGATTCAGAGTAGTTTCAAGGAATTTCATGACTATTTAAAGGCTCAGGGAATGATCGATGAGGCTTCATTCATTGATGGCACTAAGATTTTAGCTAACGCAAATAAGTTTTCCTTTGTTTGGAAGAAACGCACCATTAAGTATCGCGAATTAAACGTTGAAAAGGCTCAAAAACTAATTCGTGAAATTAAGCAAGCAGAAGTTAAGATTGATGTTGATGAAGATAGCTTTGACATTGATCAACTTGATACGATTATTGCCTTACTTGAACAACGGATTGAAGAGTTAAACCAACGGGTGGCCGAAACCGCAAAGGTTTCGCCCAATCCGGTCAAGCAGGAACGACGTCATGCCAAAAAGTATCTCCATGCTTTAGACCATTGTCGTCAAAAGCATCTTGAATACCAAGCCCAATCGCAGATTGCTGGCCAACGTAATAGCTATTCCAAAACCGATCATGACGCTACTTTTATGCGTTTAAAGGAAGATCCGATGCGTAATGGTCAAACAAAGCCAGCGTATAATCTTCAAATTATGACTAGCTCACAGTACGTGCTGGGTTATGAACTCATGCAGAACCCAACCGATACTAGAACATTAATCCCATTCTTATCTCATCTCGCCCAGAACGAAGTTTTGGGGCGAGAAATTGTTGCCGATGCTGGTTACGGATCAGAACGCAATTATAAGTATATCGAAGATGAGCTATCTGATTGTACAGCTTTAATTCCTTACAGCACCATGATTAAAGAGAATAGCCGTAAGTGGCGTTCTGATGATCGAAAAGTAATGAACTGGGAATATCATGAGGCTGATGACTTTTATGTAAACCCACAGGGCGTCCGATTCAACTTTAAACGATACGCATACCGAAATGATAAATACAAATTCCGTCGTGATTTCAAAGTATATCAAGCAGAGAAGTATGATGAGAATCATCAAATTATTTCTCAGGCATTAACACCATATGGGAACACTAAGTACCTTATGGTGAACCCACAGTGGGAATATTTTAAGTCGAAAGCTCGCGAGTCGCTTTCAAATTCCAACACTTACTCCCGTCGTAAGTACGATGTAGAGACTGTTTTTGGTAACTTGAAGGCTTATTTGGGTTTTAAAAGATTCACAGTACGTGGTCTTAAGAAAGCCAAAAGACAAATTGGGATTGCTTTAATGGCATTAAACATGAAGAAAATGGCCGGAAGGCCGCTCATTTTCTCAAAATATTCAGATAATCAAAAAGCTCCATTCAGAATTTTTGTTAAATTCCGAATGGAGCTTCTGATTCAGAGGCTTTTTGTCACAACCCCTTTTCTACTGCATGATTACTATTTTTTATCCTTCTTATAAATGTCACAGCCTAAATTAACGGCCAAAGTTTCTTCCATATTTTGGGTCTGAAATTTTATATTACACATCATTTCATCAGGAGCAAGGTCTTGTTCAATAGAATCAATAGCTCGTTGCATAGCTTTTATAAAATTACCATTTTCGTTAATGACATTTATAACTTGTCCCTGTGAATAAGCAATTCGGTCTAAGTGATAACCCTCCGGTGCAGGACCAAAGGCAACTTGCGGAGCATTATGCTTAGTTTTTCTGACTCTACTTTGCATTTCAAAAGCTGAATTTTCCTTTTCAACATCAGTAGGGAAGGGAATCCTTTGTTCAGCATTGAGGAAAGGCTTTTCCTTTGGAGAGATAGTTATAGAATTAACGTCTAATTGATTATCACTTAATAGTAAAGTTTTATTGTATGCTTTAACTATCCTATCATTTAGTTTAAACAAAAGTGGGGTAATGTCTGTTTCAATTAGTTTAGAGGTACTTGGATTGCTAGATTTTATAGGGAATGTATCATCGTTACCTGTAATATCTACATAATAGAGTCCCTTGTTACTTTTTTTGCTTTTAATTGTATCGAGTTTAGATAATAGATAATTTTTGTCTACGGTCTTTTCTAGCTTTTTGTTATCTAAAATATTATTAATATAATCAGTATCGATTGCTAGAATGCGGAAATTAGTAATGATATAAAAATCATAAGATAGAAATGAAGGGCTGTCATTATGAAAAATATATAGAATATCTTCGTTTGCGTAATAATTGTCCGACTTTTTTAAATCAAGTTGCATTGGATTATCCAGTGCGGCAGAATAAACAATATCTAATATAACAGCACTTAAATCATCATTTTGATTAAGGTCATAATTTTCTTTACAATTTTTGGCATATCTAATATACATAAGATCATCTCATTAGTTTAATTGATTTTCTAATATTTTATTGTAACGCAAAACATATAAAGCTAGACTATTTATAAATAGCGAAAGCGTCTCACAATTTAATGTGGGACGCTTTATTGGTTAAATATCATAACAATGCTAAAATTACATAGCAGGCAAGTTTAATGGACGGTGGCCGACAAACATTTCGGAGGTGGTTCCTATGAACCTTAGACTGATGAAAGGATTATCGGCACATGAGCGCTTACCAAGCACTTATGTTAATGCTGGCTTTTGCGACTTTCATAGTTGCTTTGCTGACTTTTATTTTCACATTTTGTGCATAATAAAAGACCGTCCTACTAACTTTGGCCGGTTACGGACGATCTTTTATTAGCTCTAAGTAACCAGGTCACCGTCTTTGAAACGGGCCTGCTTTTTATGTACTTATATTATAACATGAATGAGAGTTAGTGAGTAGCTGACGAATGCTCAGTGATGTTGTTTTATAAAACATTCATTTTAGAATGCTAATTAGTGTTCGCTTTTAGCCTTGGTAATTGTTTGATAAATATTATTGACATAAGGATTTATTCTTCGATAAACTAACATTGTTATTCAAGGAGGAGAAACCTTATGTCAAAGAAAAATAAGTGGATTCTAGGTGTTTTAGTTCTAGTCATTATAATTATCGGGGGAATCTTTGGCTATAACTATTACAGAGAAAATAGACCCGTCGGTATTTATAGAATGGATTATGTAGTTTCATCAAATAGGCATGAGCCTATTAAGCCGAAAAGTTATATATGGTTAAAGAAAAATAAAGAAGCAGTTACAATAATATCTCCTACATATAGTGAAGTTTGGTACGGCAACTGGAAGCTTAAGGGTGACAAGATTGTTGTGACTCAGAGAATACCAAAAGTATATTTTGGCAAATCAAGTGCTTATGTTAAGTCAACCTATGAAACTGAAACTTGAAAGCACGAAAACTAGCCGGAGCTGCGTCAGCTTCGGCTTTTCTCAGCCTAAATTAGACTTTTAGATGCCAGTATTCAATGCTTTTTGGATCGTTATTGGCAACTGAGCTATGAATCGATTAATGATGTCATCAATGTGATCAGTTAGGCTGAGCTCAGCTCGACCCAGTTCATGAAATAAGTAGACCAATGCGTCCATAAAACGAATATCTGGCAGTGCTTGATTCATAATGTAAAAGAGTCCACCAATTGTGCGATCATCAGTATTAAGTCGTTCTTGCCAAGCCAATAAGTCATAAGTAATCATGGTGACGGCAATATAACCACATTGACCGTCGTAACTTTGAATTTGTGATCGATTAAGAGCTAAATACTGCTTAGCAGCTTTGAAATAGGTCTCAATTTGCCAGCGGCGTCCGTACAATTGAATGATTTCTTCTGGCCGCATAGCTAAGTTAGTGGTCGCTAAAACTAGGTAGTCCTGACGGTGCCCCTTTTTGGATACAAAAACCACTTTTAGCGGAAACTGATGGCCATGATATTGGGCTTGAATGACACTGCTGTAAAGATAGTGATGCCGACAATTCATTTTAGAAGCTGCTAAACGTTGATAAAGACCCTTAATGCTATAGTGACGACCACGATATCGATAATAGACTTTTGCGCTGCGTTTGAGCATACCCACACCAAAAAGCTGAAGCTGAGCGAGTTGCCAAAACATCTTCGGCGAACTGTACCAAGAATCAAAAAGGACGTATTTAGCTGACACGCCTAGTGTTTGCGCTTGTCTAATCAATTCTAGAGCCACTTGGTTCATTGGGCGTTGAGCTTGAGCCCTTCTTTGACCGGCAATTTGACGTTGGTCAGTAATCTGCGCTAAGCATCCAATCAGATTAGCAGGCTGGTGAGTTGACATTAAAGCAAAATTAATAGGCAAAAAAGTATTACCATCACTCCAACCGAGAGTTAAGCCACGGTAACCATTTACATACTCGTGCTTATCGTGGTCATAGGTCTTGGCTAATAATTCAGTCTTTTGGGACCAACGACGTGCTAACAGAGTATCATCAAGCACTAATGCCAAACGACGTCGACCATCAATAAACGGGGTTAAGATGCGAATTAATTGAATCGCTACTAAACAGACTAATTTCTGCCAGTTAATACGGCCATCATTCAAAACATTCCGTGCCGTTCTTGGGGTAAAATGGCAATCTGGATGAGCACGATTGATCGAAAGACGCTCAAAATGAGCTGTCATTAACCAAGCTACGATCATTTTCAATGAACATAATGAGTGACGCTTAAAATTCACCCTGTGAGTTAGCTTAGCTAGACCAATTAGGCTTAAGAAGTGAGAAATAATGTTTTGAGAATCGTTTTCAGTACTGAAATGGTTTATAATTTGCATAGCGCAAGACTCTTTTCTACTTTGATTTTGACACTTAAAGTATAGCGTAAGAGTTCTTGCGTTTTTTATTTTTTTCGTCCAAAAGCCCTGAACCACAATGATTTCATTGCAATTCAGGGCTTTCAAGTTTCAGCTATGAAATAAAAAAGAATGGCGATTGGGAACAAATCGGCAATCGTAAAGATAGAGATTATTTCAATAAAAAGGATGCAATTACTGAAGAAGAGTTTAATAAGAACTATAAAAAGTATAAAAAAGAACTAGATAAGCTAAGAAGTGAATCAAATAAAGACAATAAAAATATTGATTCAGATCAAAGCAATAGCCAATCCAATAATAAAGAAAACACTAGCGATAAAGGTAACAGTCAAAATGCTGATCCAGATGAGATTGGCAGAGCAGTTTACGCCCGTGTTTTCCCATCTGAACAGGTTGATTCTGTTGAAAAAGACGGAGATAGTTATTATGTAAGCAATGAGTATCATAGCGCTGATAGTACTGTTGAGTTCCAAATTAATGGCGATACGGTTACCTACTGGACACAATCTGATAGTGATACAACCGCAGGTGGTAAGAATGATGCTCATACAGTAAAGATTGCTGATTTACTTGGAAACTAGACTATATTAACAAAAAGGGCACTTCATCTTTCCGCTCCTCTTTACTTTTTAATACTGATTATGGAGATCTTCAATTTCGGGGACCTTAAAGCCCTTCTTTTCCAACCGTTTAACCACCTTGATCATCTTGTCATGGTCGACGTTCGCCGGTAGGGTAAAGAGAACCTGCTTCATTGCCGAGTGCTCAGGGTCAAAGGAAATGACGTTTACAATCTGGCAGTAACGGGTAATTTCTTTGCTGGCGTTCATCAAAGAGCCCCGTTCGTCCGGAGTGGTTACGGTCAAAACGTAGCTGCCGTTGTTGACGTTCCACCCCGCAGCGAGCATCCGGAGCATGCTGTTGTGGGTGAGGATGCCATAGAACTGGTTTTCATCGTCAAGGACAGCGATGTATGGTAGGTCACGCATGGCGAAGAAGACGGAGAAAAATTCGGCCTTAATAGAGACAAACTTAGTGGCGTTCTTCAAAAGGGCGGTGACGGGGAGGGACATGTCACCGTTCCGGGACTTATGGCGGTAAAGGTGCATTTTATAAATGTTTCCCCGAAAAATGTGACCACTCTTATCGAGGACGGGCACACACCGAAAACCAGTATCCTCAAGCAACGCCAGGGCTTCACCTAAAGTGGCGGTCTCGGGCAGAGTCGTCAGGGTGTCTTTTTTCTTAATCAGTGAACTAAAAATCATTTTTAACTTCCTCGAATCCTATTTAATGCACTCCAATCATAACATATTTCGAAAACAGTATGAGAATAAAATGAGAAAAATTAGAGGACTCCACAGGATACCAATCGTTTTAGTTTTGGACGCTTCTACTGTATAATGATGAAGATATTATTGCTGGACGGGGGTTATTCCCGTGCGGCCTTTTTGTATTAAAAAGGGGAGAAAAACACAATGAAAATGATCGTCGGTTTAGGAAATATTGGCTCACGGTACGACGAGACGCGGCATAACACGGGCTTCATGGTGGTTGACCAGCTGGCCCTTAATTACCACCTTGGCGCCTTTACCCATTTAAAACAGGAAGCGGTGGCCGTCAGCGGAGTCATCAATGGTGAAAAGGTGATGCTGGTTAAGCCGACAACCTTCATGAACGATTCTGGCCGGGCAGTGGGCCCCCTTGTGGACTATTACAACCTCGACCTTAAGGACCTGGTGGTGGTCAACGACGACCTTGACATGCCGGTTGGTAAGGTCCGTCTTAAGACCCACGGGGCATCCGGTGGCCATAACGGATTAAAGAGCATTATCAGTGCCCTCGGTACGAAGAACTTTAACCGGGTCAAGCTGGGGATTGATCACCCCCAACACGGGACGGTCGTCAGTCACGTCCTGGGTAAGTTTACCAAAGAAGAGCGGCCTAAGTTTGACGACGCAGTTGAACAGGCCGAGCACGCGCTGGAAGACTGGATTAACGGGGAAGACTTTGCCAAGTTGATGAACGATTATAACTAAGAGAGGTGTAAAAGAGGAGTGCGTCTGGGAAACTTTATTGCCAAAACAAAAGAGTTTAAAAAGATTAGTAAGGAGGCAGTGCCCGGGAAGCGCCAGCTGATTACTGGCATTTCGGGTTCGGCACGGACAGCTGTGTTAGCGGAGTTGTTAAAGGACCGCCAACAGCCCCTCCTGGTGGTCACCGATAACCTGGGGCATCTAGAAGAACTAGTGGATGACTTCAGCAACCTGTTACCGGCGGACCAGGTTTTCGAATTCCCGGTCGAGGAGGTCCTGGCGGCCGAGGTGGCCACCAGTTCTCCAAACTACCGCCTTCAACGGGTCCAGGCACTGAATGCCCTCAGTAGTAACCGTCCAGTCGTCGTTGTGACCTCGGTGGCGGGGATGCGGCGGAACGTCGTCAGTCCCGCCTTCTTTGCCCAGGCGACCCTCCAGCTGAAAGTGGGCGGGGAAATTGATCCCGAAAAGGCCCGTCAGCAGCTGAGCGCAATGGGTTACCAACTGCAAAAAATGGTTTTACGGCCCGGTGACTTTGCTGTCCGGGGCTCGATCATTGACATTTACGCCCTGAATACGGATAACCCGGTCCGGGTCGACCTCTTTGATACCGAGATTGACTCCCTGCGCTACTTTGACGCCAGCACCCAAAAGAGTA contains these protein-coding regions:
- a CDS encoding phospholipase D-like domain-containing protein, whose protein sequence is MSSQSIEHKLYSEHVIDNRRVSMVDALKYLLKQEEFKTLDVAVGYFYITGLLLLKDEFTDFMDRRNGHFRILMGNETNGDTVNVLDGSNYRNYAELIASKSKRDTQNISDKEFLGKIAEWITSGRIEVKVYVGQANYFHAKSYLFASTLNSDRGTAIVGSSNFSKAGLQGNTELNVLTQDGFFALHNWYNDLWLSNDEVADFSPDLIKIVKSSGAKQAVQEYIPVKENYYNFANMYGHPYSELDPKQNWVKELYQHQRTGVISVKEKLDSLDTAVLSDGVGLGKTRTAAGVIRLYLASETINNILVVADTKLKGQWRSELKAVGVKPNDYQFISRQKLVELPDKQLREANYTLMVIDEAHLGFKNNNTKAYRKVAMMKQANPKMKGLMMTATPWNNQREDVINIGSLFLNIDAIPNDRLYKQYFLLSPNVVSNKVVKRLAADDRAFEEFWNDIYLQRTRKTYGGQGARFPHRNFPSVDIQYEPRKNQIFADNFQIIEQLKFPYQDPIKYIDDSKEELGAKQLKMMLLKRADSSWEAFANSLQHIVDKLEQLKSLHLDQFAQLKGHGLLEHYKAYLGVAYHLTEYQFKNIGAFDALDETQGAVKSADQSMQAKVRQHQYLEKITAQVEGIKLPQAKKAVAQMTADCDRDLDTLKSLISNLKAAYSKIDEKVDKIIQCVDEEHQKGHKVLLISQFADTVRYYYERLYQHYNGSKVTFPMGMITGGINKGNGETNAMLNQKSSNKADVLVHFSPISKKRPELIKEGKTIDLVVGTDTVSTGQNLQDAVTLMNIDLPYNPMTLEQRIGRIDRPLPESSDKDQIYIYTFPIYESINSQLKMLKRLGNKMAGVLNDTEFDNVVLPQYEGYLKASQAKKHNAVKSMLDQTEKQLMNHTKFSSEKHSEAYQMANRRMYNFKVNQIKPQKHPLLPTYSFSDNSEQFSVVVMEINYKDVNGAQISRERVLVNADKGEEIGIIDAEKNLNEAINHDWHNSQALSISVASAKTQSIQEGLGQVKKRLVERLNKQREFFDENSRSLTNSTAIRAAKNLRESASKNENMVLQKLQSVNVEPRQFGDIIQYIQTIDKDDDLFPIVKEIAGNADVFWMNIKDYIEFFNPDQIKEMERVGKNIRRVDQRKADLNQTDYRVLTGNLVLPYK
- a CDS encoding transposase, coding for MQIINHFSTENDSQNIISHFLSLIGLAKLTHRVNFKRHSLCSLKMIVAWLMTAHFERLSINRAHPDCHFTPRTARNVLNDGRINWQKLVCLVAIQLIRILTPFIDGRRRLALVLDDTLLARRWSQKTELLAKTYDHDKHEYVNGYRGLTLGWSDGNTFLPINFALMSTHQPANLIGCLAQITDQRQIAGQRRAQAQRPMNQVALELIRQAQTLGVSAKYVLFDSWYSSPKMFWQLAQLQLFGVGMLKRSAKVYYRYRGRHYSIKGLYQRLAASKMNCRHHYLYSSVIQAQYHGHQFPLKVVFVSKKGHRQDYLVLATTNLAMRPEEIIQLYGRRWQIETYFKAAKQYLALNRSQIQSYDGQCGYIAVTMITYDLLAWQERLNTDDRTIGGLFYIMNQALPDIRFMDALVYLFHELGRAELSLTDHIDDIINRFIAQLPITIQKALNTGI
- the cbpA gene encoding cyclic di-AMP binding protein CbpA, whose product is MIFSSLIKKKDTLTTLPETATLGEALALLEDTGFRCVPVLDKSGHIFRGNIYKMHLYRHKSRNGDMSLPVTALLKNATKFVSIKAEFFSVFFAMRDLPYIAVLDDENQFYGILTHNSMLRMLAAGWNVNNGSYVLTVTTPDERGSLMNASKEITRYCQIVNVISFDPEHSAMKQVLFTLPANVDHDKMIKVVKRLEKKGFKVPEIEDLHNQY
- the pth gene encoding aminoacyl-tRNA hydrolase; the protein is MKMIVGLGNIGSRYDETRHNTGFMVVDQLALNYHLGAFTHLKQEAVAVSGVINGEKVMLVKPTTFMNDSGRAVGPLVDYYNLDLKDLVVVNDDLDMPVGKVRLKTHGASGGHNGLKSIISALGTKNFNRVKLGIDHPQHGTVVSHVLGKFTKEERPKFDDAVEQAEHALEDWINGEDFAKLMNDYN